In a genomic window of Gossypium arboreum isolate Shixiya-1 chromosome 9, ASM2569848v2, whole genome shotgun sequence:
- the LOC108455412 gene encoding uncharacterized protein LOC108455412, with product MGKAVAQIREVADYLQTLAVQADVLNVKYELESDQGCELAYLLKKVKALSIRAKLYPGTSILHTEKVQSYGSKIGKIGTNAERNTGTDASANARTGTSAPLNFPTGSCCNPEDNRANPTVPDFDEVAEVGKAVAEFPKRLEDRYKWLEEKFKALESDDYHCEMDARKLSPVPDLVLPPNFKMAEFEKYNGTSFPEAYIMMFCQRMTGHVNNDQLLIHCFQDSLARAAAKWYNQLSRTQVKSWKDLAQAFMKQYGHVTDIALDRITLQNMEKKSNESFRQYAQRWKEIATQV from the exons ATGGGTAAAGCTGTGGCTCAGATTCGAGAAGTGGCTGATTATTTACAGACCTTAGCGGTTCAGGCTGATGTCCTAAATGTGAAGTATGAGTTAGAGTCGGACCAGGGTTGTGAGCTAGCTTACCTTCTTAAGAAAGTTAAAGCTTTGAGCATTAGGGCTAAGCT ttaccctggaacatcaaTACTACACACAGAAAAAGTCCAAAGTTATGGATCAAAGATTGGAAAAATTGGAACAAATGCAGAAAGAAATACAGGAACAGATGCAAGCgcaaatgcaaga ACTGGTACTTCGGCACCGCTAAATTTTCCAACGGGCTCATGTTGTAACCCCGAAGACAATCGTGCAAATCCTACGGTCCCTGACTTCGATGAGGTCGCAGAAGTAGGAAAGGCAGTAGCAGAATTTCCAAAGCGGCTAGAAGACCGATACAagtggttggaagaaaaattcaAGGCGTTGGAAAGCGATGATTATCATTGCGAAATGGATGCCAGGAAGTTGAGCCCGGTCCCGGATTTGGTACTCCCTCCGAATTTTAAAATGGcagaatttgaaaagtacaacggaaCCAGTTTCCCTGAGGCTTATATCATGATGTTTTGTCAGAGAATGACTGGTCATGTCAATAATGATCAGTTATTGATCCACTGTTTCCAAGACAGTTTGGCTAGGGCTGCGGCTAAGTGGTACAATCAATTAAGTCGTACCCAAGTCAAATCATGGAAAGACTTAGCGCAGGCCTTCATGAAACAATATGGCCATGTGACTGACATAGCGCTTGATAGGATCACATtgcaaaacatggagaagaagTCAAATGAAAGTTTCAGGCAATACGCTCAAAGATGGAAGGAGATTGCTACACAAGTCTAA